Proteins found in one Candidatus Deferrimicrobiaceae bacterium genomic segment:
- a CDS encoding type II toxin-antitoxin system VapC family toxin produces the protein MKYLLDTDGCIELIRRKPPRLIARLTKRQPGDVGLSSITTAELWFGVAKSGDPGKNRQALAGFLVPFEIVPFDESAAMAYGEIRAALEKAGTPIGSMDLLIGAHALSLGATLVTANIREFRRIRGLRTVNWLSH, from the coding sequence ATGAAATACCTCCTGGACACGGATGGCTGCATCGAGTTGATCCGGCGCAAGCCGCCGAGGCTTATCGCGCGTCTGACAAAGCGCCAGCCGGGTGACGTCGGACTTTCCTCGATCACGACAGCCGAACTCTGGTTCGGGGTCGCCAAGAGCGGCGATCCGGGAAAAAACAGGCAGGCGCTGGCGGGGTTCCTGGTACCGTTCGAAATCGTTCCTTTCGACGAGTCCGCAGCCATGGCTTATGGCGAAATCCGGGCCGCCCTGGAAAAAGCGGGAACCCCGATCGGATCGATGGATCTTCTCATCGGCGCCCATGCCCTCAGCCTCGGCGCAACGCTGGTCACGGCCAATATTCGCGAATTCCGCCGTATCCGAGGCTTGCGGACCGTGAACTGGCTTTCGCATTAG
- the vapB gene encoding type II toxin-antitoxin system VapB family antitoxin, with protein MKSAKLFRNGQSQAVRLPREMRFEGDYVFVKKSGKVVLLIPPSGSWDGLVESLSLFTPDFMQDRAQPPAQRRKGLPG; from the coding sequence ATGAAAAGCGCGAAACTCTTCCGGAACGGACAAAGCCAGGCGGTCCGATTGCCGCGCGAAATGCGGTTCGAAGGCGATTATGTTTTCGTGAAAAAATCGGGAAAGGTCGTTCTTCTGATCCCGCCATCGGGATCGTGGGACGGGCTCGTGGAAAGTCTTTCCCTCTTCACGCCCGACTTCATGCAAGACCGGGCGCAACCGCCCGCGCAGCGCCGGAAGGGTCTGCCGGGATGA
- a CDS encoding CoA-transferase, with translation MPLVLDGFTPEEFLAFRISQEVRDYERTAVGTLSPVPLLGVLHARARHASHGKFLLFGSEDTPVTDGSRELFDMAQRGKLDLFFLSGAQIDRKGNINLTCIGEYRSPRIRLPGGAGSAMLYYMTRRVVLFTLAHSPRVFVEKCDFVTSAASTPHYPWRRGGATKLITPLCTMEYDGAAAEWRLSSLHPGVTHGEAQKETGFPLSPETASSTPSPSPVDVALLRAQIPALRSSYPVFADGLLRKIG, from the coding sequence GTGCCCCTCGTCCTCGACGGATTCACCCCGGAGGAATTCCTGGCGTTCCGGATCTCCCAAGAGGTCCGCGACTACGAGCGGACGGCGGTGGGAACTCTTTCCCCCGTCCCCCTCCTGGGGGTGCTTCATGCAAGGGCCCGTCACGCAAGCCACGGAAAATTCCTCCTCTTCGGATCGGAGGACACCCCCGTCACCGACGGCTCCCGGGAGTTGTTCGATATGGCGCAGCGGGGGAAGCTCGACCTGTTCTTCCTCTCGGGCGCGCAGATCGACCGAAAGGGGAACATCAATCTGACCTGTATCGGGGAGTACCGATCCCCCCGGATCCGGCTGCCCGGTGGAGCGGGGTCGGCAATGCTCTACTACATGACGCGCCGGGTGGTGCTTTTCACGCTCGCCCACTCCCCCCGCGTGTTCGTGGAGAAGTGCGACTTCGTCACGTCCGCTGCGAGCACCCCGCACTACCCGTGGCGTCGGGGAGGGGCCACGAAGCTCATCACCCCCCTCTGCACGATGGAGTACGACGGCGCCGCGGCCGAGTGGCGTCTTTCGTCCCTCCATCCCGGCGTGACGCACGGGGAGGCGCAGAAGGAGACGGGTTTTCCCCTCTCCCCGGAGACGGCGTCTTCCACCCCCTCCCCTTCCCCGGTCGACGTGGCGCTGCTGCGCGCCCAGATCCCCGCACTCCGGAGCTCGTACCCCGTTTTCGCCGACGGATTGTTGCGGAAGATCGGGTAG